From a single Sphingobium lignivorans genomic region:
- a CDS encoding IS630 family transposase (programmed frameshift), which translates to MARAYSDDLRDRVAAAVLSGRSVREVAGAFGVSVASAVKWSQRLRDTGNAGSRPMGGHKQRVLAGEQEWMLLRLEECPHLTVRGLAVELAGRGHRVSPNTVWSLLRKAGHSFKKSLFASEQDRPQVARRRTQWKKYQGRLDPRRLVFIDETWAKTNMTPLRGWAKRGDKLIAKAPFGKWKTLTFVAALRHDRIDAPCVLDGPINGQLFLAYVEQFLVPTLVPGDIVIMDNLGSHKGQAVRKAIRAAGAKLLFLPPYSPDLNPIEQVFAKLKLLLRKAAERTVEATWQRIGKLLNAFPPHECANYLRNSGYASI; encoded by the exons ATGGCACGAGCCTATTCTGACGATTTGCGAGATCGGGTTGCAGCGGCAGTTTTGTCGGGCCGCTCGGTTCGCGAGGTTGCTGGTGCGTTCGGTGTGAGCGTGGCGAGCGCAGTGAAGTGGTCGCAGCGTCTGCGTGATACGGGCAACGCCGGTTCACGTCCGATGGGAGGCCACAAGCAACGGGTATTGGCGGGGGAGCAGGAATGGATGCTGCTTCGTCTTGAGGAATGTCCGCATCTGACGGTGCGCGGGCTGGCGGTCGAGCTGGCCGGGCGCGGTCACCGAGTCAGCCCCAACACGGTGTGGTCGCTGCTGCGCAAGGCTGGCCACAGCTTC AAAAAAAGCCTGTTCGCCAGCGAGCAGGACCGCCCGCAGGTAGCTCGGCGGCGGACGCAGTGGAAGAAGTACCAGGGCCGGCTTGACCCTCGCAGGCTGGTCTTCATCGACGAGACCTGGGCCAAGACCAACATGACCCCGTTGCGGGGCTGGGCAAAACGCGGCGACAAGCTGATCGCCAAGGCGCCGTTCGGCAAATGGAAGACGCTGACCTTTGTGGCGGCGCTTCGTCACGACCGGATCGATGCGCCCTGCGTCCTCGACGGCCCGATCAACGGCCAGCTCTTCCTCGCCTATGTCGAGCAGTTCCTCGTGCCCACCCTCGTGCCCGGCGACATCGTCATCATGGATAACCTCGGCAGTCACAAGGGTCAGGCCGTGCGCAAGGCAATCCGTGCGGCAGGGGCCAAGCTCCTGTTCCTGCCGCCCTACAGCCCTGACCTCAATCCAATCGAACAGGTCTTCGCCAAGCTCAAGCTGCTACTGCGAAAAGCCGCCGAGCGCACCGTCGAAGCCACATGGCAGCGGATAGGCAAACTGCTCAATGCCTTCCCACCCCATGAGTGCGCCAACTACCTCAGGAATAG